The following are from one region of the Littorina saxatilis isolate snail1 linkage group LG2, US_GU_Lsax_2.0, whole genome shotgun sequence genome:
- the LOC138959360 gene encoding leucine-rich melanocyte differentiation-associated protein-like isoform X2: MAAPMEGDSNTDPAQKDEEQDQDRPIFSDGQLSYLGHDVEEIPPEVIAEYAEKTVRLDLSFNRIQSLHGLERFTQLEELILDNNELSDDVIFPSMSTLTTLCLNKNRFLELEPLMQQLKLRFPQLSYLSLLGNAACPNQLSSTEKDEEDYQRYRYYVLFHLPQLKFLDSSGVQQAEMIEAKRRGQYMQVVRPAEEKEEEESGEAAPQYSPLPTGPQQQSDTDKHLGRWGKSRSRYLGRNSEGNRFITDMAL; the protein is encoded by the exons atggcggcgccTATGGAAGGCGACAGTAACACAGACCCTGCACAAAAAGATGAAGAACAAGACCAAGACAGGCCAATATTTTCAGATGGGCAG CTGTCCTATCTTGGCCATGATGTTGAAGAAATACCACCAGAAGTGATCGCTGAATATGCTGAAAAGACAGTGCGCTTGGATCTCAGTTTCAACAGGATACA GAGTTTACATGGGTTGGAGAGGTTTACTCAACTCGAGGAGCTGATTCTAGACAACAACGAACTGAGTGATGATGTCATTTTCCCCAGCATGTCTACCCTTACCACACTATGCCTCAATAAAAACAGA tTTCTGGAGCTGGAGCCTCTGATGCAACAGTTAAAGTTGCGCTTTCCACAGCTCAGCTACCTCAGCTTACTAGGCAATGCAGCATGTCCCAACCAACTGTCCTCCACAGAGAAAGATGAAGAAGACTATCAGAGATACAG GTACTACGTTTTATTCCACCTCCCACAGCTAAAGTTTCTGGACTCCAGTGGGGTTCAGCAGGCAGAAATGATCGAAGCAAAGAGACGGGGTCAGTACATGCAGGTGGTCAGGCCTGcggaagagaaggaagag GAAGAAAGCGGGGAGGCTGCCCCTCAGTACAGTCCTCTGCCCACAGGCCCCCAGCAACAGAGCGACACCGACAAGCATTTGG GCCGTTGGGGGAAAAGCAGATCACGTTATCTTGGGCGCAACTCAGAAGGAAACCGCTTCATTACAGATATGGCTTTATGA
- the LOC138959360 gene encoding leucine-rich melanocyte differentiation-associated protein-like isoform X1, whose protein sequence is MAAPMEGDSNTDPAQKDEEQDQDRPIFSDGQLSYLGHDVEEIPPEVIAEYAEKTVRLDLSFNRIQSLHGLERFTQLEELILDNNELSDDVIFPSMSTLTTLCLNKNRFLELEPLMQQLKLRFPQLSYLSLLGNAACPNQLSSTEKDEEDYQRYRYYVLFHLPQLKFLDSSGVQQAEMIEAKRRGQYMQVVRPAEEKEEEESGEAAPQYSPLPTGPQQQSDTDKHLGFYGKSKYTYYGRHSEGNRFIRNKDL, encoded by the exons atggcggcgccTATGGAAGGCGACAGTAACACAGACCCTGCACAAAAAGATGAAGAACAAGACCAAGACAGGCCAATATTTTCAGATGGGCAG CTGTCCTATCTTGGCCATGATGTTGAAGAAATACCACCAGAAGTGATCGCTGAATATGCTGAAAAGACAGTGCGCTTGGATCTCAGTTTCAACAGGATACA GAGTTTACATGGGTTGGAGAGGTTTACTCAACTCGAGGAGCTGATTCTAGACAACAACGAACTGAGTGATGATGTCATTTTCCCCAGCATGTCTACCCTTACCACACTATGCCTCAATAAAAACAGA tTTCTGGAGCTGGAGCCTCTGATGCAACAGTTAAAGTTGCGCTTTCCACAGCTCAGCTACCTCAGCTTACTAGGCAATGCAGCATGTCCCAACCAACTGTCCTCCACAGAGAAAGATGAAGAAGACTATCAGAGATACAG GTACTACGTTTTATTCCACCTCCCACAGCTAAAGTTTCTGGACTCCAGTGGGGTTCAGCAGGCAGAAATGATCGAAGCAAAGAGACGGGGTCAGTACATGCAGGTGGTCAGGCCTGcggaagagaaggaagag GAAGAAAGCGGGGAGGCTGCCCCTCAGTACAGTCCTCTGCCCACAGGCCCCCAGCAACAGAGCGACACCGACAAGCATTTGG GATTCTATGGAAAGAGCAAGTATACTTACTATGGACGGCACTCAGAGGGCAACCGCTTCATCCGGAATAAAGACTTATAG
- the LOC138959347 gene encoding proteoglycan Cow-like has protein sequence MRLQFSLTLLVIVCFLAGLEASKRGGHHHKQKGGRKHGGHRDTWDKKSPSRSNKHEIHMKKISWLNVPQVVGCKCRHPGEICIEGPDKRPSCVQEHHLRESARLFKHYHEQTEKAEEALNEIDPRPRKFVDDAPHDVHINVVKQHKAGHNNRGHHKQSQHFLGLKPKSGKHNLVLNHIPKRTGGNADDSGTTKCDIAALDEMRRRLTGWFHLLHGKDHHHHHGNSKHHHKSHRHLSVKKELRESVDAEGKCDCLKSVMWEFRQIDTDHSHSLNRTEVKVIDNNDMEPCLHPYLMTCDKDHDGVLSRHEWCCCFPQREAESPCYAKLSEIERTKNTEEYIPSCDREGFYQKEQCMGTVATGQTCWCVTSNGSEIPGSRIKGRAHCGKLDNMGYPKNMS, from the exons ATGCGTCTTCAATTTTCATTGACTTTACTGGTGATTGTCTGCTTCTTGGCGGGTTTAGAAGCGTCGAAAAGAGGCGGCCACCATCATAAACAGAAGGGAGGCAGGAAACATGGGGGCCACAGGGACACCTGGGACAAAAAATCGCCATCCCGTTCGAACAAACACGAG ATTCACATGAAAAAGATCAGCTGGCTGAATGTGCCTCAAG TTGTTGGATGCAAGTGCAGACATCCAGGAGAGATCTGCATTGAAGGACCTGATAAGCGACCGTCATGTGTTCAGGAACACCATCTTAGAGAGAG TGCCCGCCTCTTCAAACATTATCATGAGCAAACGGAAAAGGCTGAAGAGGCGCTGAACGAGATTGACCCCCGACCTCGTAAGTTTGTGGATGACGCTCCTCACGACGTCCACATTAACGTCGTCAAGCAACACAAGGCGGGGCACAACAACAGAGGCCACCACAAACAGAGCCAGCACTTTCTGGGGCTAAAGCCAAAG TCTGGCAAACACAACCTTGTGCTGAATCATATACCCAAGAGGACAGGAGGAAACGCAGATG ACTCCGGCACCACAAAATGCGACATCGCAGCACTGGATGAGATGCGTCGCAGACTGACGGGCTGGTTCCACCTGCTGCACGGCAAggaccaccatcatcaccatggCAACAGCAAGCACCACCACAAGTCTCACAGACACCTGTCCGTCAAGAAGGAGCTCAGAGAAAGCGTAGATG CGGAAGGAAAGTGTGACTGCCTCAAGTCGGTGATGTGGGAGTTCCGTCAGATCGACACGGACCACAGTCACAGCCTCAATAGGACGGAGGTCAAGGTCATCGACAACAACGACATGGAGCCTTGCTTGCACCCGTACCTCATGACCTGCGACAAGGACCACGACGGTGTGCTCTCTCGTCACGAGTGGTGTTGCTGCTTCCCGCAGAGAG AAGCTGAGTCACCGTGCTATGCCAAGCTGAGTGAAATTGAAAGAACAAAGAATACAG AGGAGTACATCCCCAGCTGTGACCGTGAGGGTTTTTACCAGAAGGAGCAGTGTATGGGCACCGTTGCAACTGGCCAGACTTGTTGGTGCGTCACGTCCAATGGTTCTGAGATTCCTGGTTCACGCATCAAAGGTCGCGCTCACTGTG GCAAACTGGACAATATGGGGTACCCAAAGAATATGTCATAG
- the LOC138959348 gene encoding rRNA methyltransferase 1, mitochondrial-like, with amino-acid sequence MTAAKRTLCLVEKLMHSSLKSSFHFSAVCVMIGHRETPEYNYGLSGKGKINKKIWKKHQPKEQIRTEGEVVFGTHPVSLALASHHRQHFFKLYIDSRHRQAQASKALSKIQKLAEQRGVPVEFVPKNVLMYLSGNRPHQGVCLDASARVLPELDPEMLHGAALSSDLLWLLLYNVQDPMNFGAILRSSFFLDVDRVIVPKVNSCALSPVVSKASAGALEVTDIYQVDSTYRSLRNLTQTWQTCGGQVIGTASICDPRQQVVSLQDFTAKAPTLLIVGNEGSGVDEDVLDLCDTLLTIPPPSIVSQTSSHTPVPAVESLNVSVATGILIHWLRASRKNSR; translated from the exons ATGACAGCCGCCAAACGTACTCTGTGTTTAGTTGAAAAGTTGATGCACAGTAGCCTCAAAAGCAGTTTTCACTTTAGTGCCGTATGTGTTATGATAGGACACAGAGAAACGCCTGAATACAACTATGGCCTTTCTGGAAAAGGCAAAATCAACAAGAAAAT CTGGAAGAAGCATCAACCAAAAGAGCAAATACGAACTGAAGGAGAAGTGGTATTTGGCACTCACCCTGTGAGCCTGGCCCTGGCCTCCCATCACAGACAACACTTCTTCAAGCTGTACATTGAcagcagacacagacaggctcAGGCTTCTAAGGCTCTGAGTAAGATACAGAAGCTGGCTGAGCAGAGAGGTGTTCCTGTGGAGTTTGTACCAAAGAATGTCTTGATGTATTTGTCTGGCAACCGACCCCATCAG GGTGTGTGTCTGGATGCAAGTGCTCGTGTTCTTCCAGAACTTGACCCAGAGATGTTGCATGG TGCTGCACTCAGTTCTGACTTGCTGTGGCTGCTTCTTTACAATGTTCAG GATCCTATGAATTTTGGGGCAATTTTAAGGTCATCATTCTTCCTTGATGTAGACAGAGTGATTGTCCCAAAGGTGAACAG ctgtgCATTGAGCCCAGTGGTCAGCAAGGCCAGTGCTGGAGCCCTTGAGGTGACGGACATCTACCAAGTGGACAGCACTTATCGTAGCCTGAGAAATTTGACGCAG ACATGGCAGACGTGTGGCGGACAAGTAATCGGCACAGCATCAATATGTGACCCGAGACAACAGGTTGTCAGTTTACAGGACTTTACTGCCAAAGCACCAACATTACTGATTGTGG GCAATGAAGGCAGTGGGGTGGATGAAGATGTTCTGGACTTGTGTGACACGTTGCTGACCATACCCCCTCCCTCCATTGTTTCTCAAACCTCCAGTCACACCCCTGTGCCTGCTGTTGAATCTCTCAATGTTTCAGTTGCAacag GAATATTGATTCACTGGCTGCGTGCGTCAAGAAAGAACTCTCGATGA